gaacacaggagtgatggttgctgataatgggcctctgttcgcctatgtagatatttcattaaaaatctgccgtttccagctacaatagtcatttacaacattaacaatgtccacgctgtatttctgatcaatttgatgttcttttaatggacaaaaaatgtgattttctttcaaaaacagggacatttctaagtgaccccaaacttttgaaaggtagtgtgtATTTTCATACTTTTAAGACAAAATAATAATACTTTTTGAAACGGATTGTTgtacacaaaaaaacaaacatgcaaACACCAAAAGGCAACACTGCATTGTGTGACATGCACAAGCATTAACATACCACAGATCATTTGATGTTTCCATTTAGAAATATATTCACATGTAATGTTATTCTCTTCAACAAACTGTAACAAAGTATGTCTATTTTCATTGAAGGGCTAATGAACAGAGATTATGAACAATCTGCCGGAAGTGTCAACCCAAATATTATCAACCACTGCACCGGCACTGGACTAGCTATGAGTTTAGCCTCCAACCGAGTCTCTACGTCTTCAACTTCACTGGACCCTCAATGTCCATTGACAGTGCCTGCTCCTTCATCCCTTGTTGCACTTCATTTTGCTTGTCAAGCCATAAGACAAGGTTGGTAAAGGTGTCATATTTACATTGCACGTGCATGGAACCTTTTGTCAATAAAATTATACCTGACATAATTCAACACTAAAAGAACATGGTCGGTATCTCATTACAAATTATAAACCGGGGAGTTTGGGTCCTAGATGCGCTGACTGTCTGAAACAGCATTTCAGCCGTGTGTAAATCAGacaatataccacgggtatgactcAAAAATAATTATTTACTGTTCTTTTTATGTTAGTAACCAGTTTATAGCAATAAGCCACTTTGGATTTGTTTTtatatatggtcaatataccacggccaaGGGCTATATTCAGGCACTCTGTGTTGCGTCGTGCattagaacagcccttagccgtgctatattggccatataccacacccccctcgtgccttattgcttaaatataccataACCTCTTGGGCCTTGTTGCTTAAATATAATCTGGGGTATTTTATATGCTTTAATTTATCAGGTGATTGTGAGATGGCCCTTTGTGGTGGTGTCAGCTGTATCATACAACCACGAGTCTTTGTCGCTCTCAGCAAAGCAAAGATGATTTCCCCTGAAGGCACAAGCAAACCTTTCTCCAGCAGAGCGGATGGCTATGGCAGAGGAGAGGGCTGCGGGGTTATTCTGCTGAAGACACTGAAACAAGTAAACATCTTATGTTTAACTGTCACAAAATCGCTGTCAATGTTTCTGACAGGCTACACATGATATTTCACACTGATTATGTATTAATTACCCAGGCTCTCGAAGAAAATGACCATGTATGGGGCATCATGAGAAAAACTGCTGTAAACCAAGATGGCCGCACAGTCACTCCAATCACCAAGCCATCCGTGGTCCAGCAAGAGGAGCTGCTCCGCAGAATCTATTCACAGTCTGACCTGTCCACTGTCCAGTACATAGAGGCTCATGGGACTGGAACTCCAGTGGGGGATCCCATAGAAGCAGGCAGCATCTCCAAAGTCATTGCCAAAGCCAGACCTCCAGGTTCAGAAACACTCTGCATCGGCTCTGTGAAAGGCAACATTGGACACACAGAATCTGCAGCTGGAGTGGCAGGTCTAATCAAGGTACTACTAATGATGAAGCATGAAACCATTGTCCCTTCACTGTTCTACTCTGAGGACAGTGCCAGTATAGACGCTAAAGCCTTAAATGTAAAGGTTCCCACTAAAGCAGAAAAGTGGGGAGATTCTGTTGAAAGGGTTGCAGGGATAAATAACTTTGGTTTTGGAGGAACAAATGCACATGTTATTGTCAAGCAACACAAGCAGTCACAGGTTTCTAGAAAGAGTGGTAGAAAATCACACAAGTATTTTGTCCTCTGCGATTTCTGAAAAGTCTATCAGTATGATGATGGAGGACACAATTCAACAGATAGACAAAGACAAAAAAGTTGATTTAGAAGCTCTTGCATACACATCTGCTTGCAGGAGAAGTCACTTAAAACACAAATACAAGAAGGCTTTCAG
This genomic window from Oncorhynchus gorbuscha isolate QuinsamMale2020 ecotype Even-year linkage group LG07, OgorEven_v1.0, whole genome shotgun sequence contains:
- the LOC124039122 gene encoding highly reducing polyketide synthase 40-like, producing the protein MALCGGVSCIIQPRVFVALSKAKMISPEGTSKPFSSRADGYGRGEGCGVILLKTLKQALEENDHVWGIMRKTAVNQDGRTVTPITKPSVVQQEELLRRIYSQSDLSTVQYIEAHGTGTPVGDPIEAGSISKVIAKARPPGSETLCIGSVKGNIGHTESAAGVAGLIKVLLMMKHETIVPSLFYSEDSASIDAKALNVKVPTKAEKWGDSVERVAGINNFGFGGTNAHVIVKQHKQSQVSRKSGRKSHKYFVLCDF